Proteins co-encoded in one Gouania willdenowi chromosome 1, fGouWil2.1, whole genome shotgun sequence genomic window:
- the LOC114461748 gene encoding calmodulin-regulated spectrin-associated protein 3-like isoform X2, which translates to MVDSSCAMKKTLTVPEIKPLDLYDINRAKICSSIRWLLLKLYSSAENVPVELRDPLYKDQYEQEHLKPAVSTLLLSPKTYCRVLTLLAQGQGVTQPIDNSILLQFLIKKGFTPKVQDVNVTEEDLCSTPIKTKAHLALIDSLMSLDAKETVGRVKIAADAEQMGVLSPWENALLFWVNRLNQKLRQNTEEEGEEEEAEEPPKSHKCTDLQPAKEMSQSSRWYWKLVPIRYRKDKVLSKLTPTFPLVSEVKDLSNGCAVAAVLHYYCSDLLPLEDVCLKDTMSVADSLYNLQLIKEFCESSLQSCCLLDLEDILYAPPTLHLNIMSFMAELLNWFEVKKPDFVKPLQPIDLTDVSWLLDCTSPVSGNINSGCPSFIFKQPFVTISSSGSAENKSWNKKQISRPLSAVTFSIPFGLDSDVDIVMGNPIDSVFRSVSTDNLATGVPAMTSAVTLAGMTRVPYSPPEDLSHLVSTSAPLRHSSWGPYSHTATMRELPTIEEALQVGYIPTSKERKKGQTPEKTGQGVVVGRQELRLRPEGAPSGFFLHSTGEDCTQLSSSASSRTGILHQLEHSDNQRPGIGESRRSGRNSDMSRDDDSVLRDGSVDSSEASDDACRNAPCNMQLSNGRHGNCSTSSSPRMTSFAERRDNRRRHPAAPEDESSAPTPTTPGTPHTPCTPGAISGQQDSPGPTSPEPGSKAWELGARLEEKRKSIEAQKRRIEAIFAKHRQRLGKTAFLKLQKEQGEGRRQGNLTLEEHLTCVEEQLKQEEEKEQLEKASGKEKDKPSVSNPSRLEKQVTFSIESRKAAKKEQESEKKGETVIVEYNEVVQKLSEALQSLQKDMQKLTEQQQQLMSNQKPKNTTKTFIKTKTPPHTPTKTPPRTPTKTTTRTTSKAYMIPPGSNQPLAFSPIKHSHTLSPSTSPKISSSCPAPRTKIHISSSPSSPKIHSRPQHLLHPRPSELKFPSFNRVLMPTQNVDTLPHLRRVSPSKCQVQTSSSFRIGGPKTPHEYPQPTQQAQLEESTSDTGSSETPTQFSLELDQEDVEAVGELPAFAHPRQDYPRAAAGSSSGAPSECSFDSETLSMSATFSAVAGEERGAEKTCRGNEASLSSPGPDGASDEPTDEGQEFSSDSMSDHTESATELATKGAAVSFDPTEIMKLGSEARYLPEHESETKAEDTKQTETADLKGNQSEAGIRGAIGFFVQEEVHREGDMAMRKALLLERQQKRAEEMKKRRQWNEQERENSPASADRVASPANTPPVSTTSPSPTPPGTPARFGDFTRGEYALRQQLRIMDDLGKVLKQKSGNPVRTSTKKARSRPHNMTRESTMLSLSPAKGLPVTGESEGNGTDSPQKPYSKRPDSPSLCRTPSKLASPNGGKEWDTGSTGTSPAPEYTGPKLFKEPSFKSNKCIIHNALSRCCLAGKVNERQKNKIVEEMEKSPANHFLILFRDSNCQFRGVYTMNPDSEDLVRLTGVGPRTVNSSQVESIYKYSSDRKQFSTILSKTMGMSVDAFTIPGHLWQGGAPGGGGGGSRRASITKKAVTSKAAFTPV; encoded by the exons ATGGTGGACTCTTCTTGCGCCATGAAGAAGACACTCACTGTTCCGGAGATTAAACCTCTGGACCTGTACGACATCAACCGAGCCAAGATTTGCTCCAGCATCCGTTGGCTGCTATTGAAATTATACAGCTCTGCAG AGAATGTTCCTGTCGAGTTGCGAGACCCGCTATACAAAGACCAGTATGAACAGGAACACCTCAAGCCAGCGGTATCCACGCTGCTTCTCTCCCCGAAGACGTACTGCCGTGTCCTGACCCTCCTGGCTCAGGGACAGGGGGTCACCCAGCCAATCGACAACTCCATCCTGCTGCAGTTCCTCATCAAGAAAGGCTTCACTCCAAAAGTTCAGGATGTCAATGTCACAGAGGAAGACCTTTGCAGCACCCCAATCAAAACG AAAGCCCACCTCGCCCTCATTGACTCCCTCATGTCACTGGATGCGAAAGAGACGGTGGGACGGGTGAAGATTGCCGCCGATGCCGAGCAAATGGGAGTTCTGTCACCATGGGAGAACGCTTTGCTCTTCTGGGTTAACAGA TTAAACCAGAAGCTGAGACagaacacagaagaagaaggagaagaagaagaagcagaagagcCACCAAAGTCACATAAGTGCACAGATCTTCAGCCTGCAAAGGAAATG TCCCAGTCATCTCGTTGGTACTGGAAGCTGGTTCCT ATCCGCTACAGAAAGGACAAAGTGCTGTCTAAGCTGACTCCGACTTTCCCTCTGGTCTCTGAAGTCAAAGATCTGTCTAATGGCTGCGCTGTAGCTGCTGTGCTTCACTACTACTGCTCTGACCTGCTGCCTCTTGAGG ATGTGTGTCTGAAGGACACTATGTCGGTGGCTGACAGTCTGTACAACCTGCAGCTGATCAAAGAGTTTTGTGAGAGTAGCTTGCAGAGTTGCTGCCTCCTAGATCTTGAGGATATACTCTATGCCCCACCCACCTTGCAC TTGAACATCATGAGTTTCATGGCAGAGCTGCTGAACTGGTTTGAAGTCAAGAAGCCAGATTTTGTAAAACCTCTACAACCCATTGACCTCACAG ATGTCTCATGGTTACTCGATTGTACAAGTCCTGTCAGTGGAAATATCAACAG TGGTTGTCCTTCCTTTATCTTCAAGCAACCTTTTGTGACAATCTCTTCTTCAGGGTCAGCAG AAAACAAAAGTTGGAACAAGAAACAAATCAG TCGTCCTCTGTCAGCAGTGACGTTCAGCATCCCATTTGGCCTGGACAGTGATGTTGACATTGTCATGGGAAACCCAATAGATTCTGTCTTTCGCTCTGTCAGCACTGACAACCTCGCCACTGGCGTCCCTGCAATGACCTCAGCTGTGACCTTGGCGGGGATGACCCGCGTCCCCTACAGCCCGCCAGAAGACCTCAGCCACCTGGTCAGCACCTCAGCCCCATTGCGCcattcttcctggggtccatacTCTCACACAGCAACGATGAGAGAGCTGCCAACCATTGAAGAGGCACTACAAGTGGGTTATATACCCACcagcaaagaaagaaagaagggaCAAACCCCAGAGAAGACTGGGCAAGGAGTTGTGGTGGGCAGGCAGGAGTTACGGTTGCGCCCTGAGGGAGCTCCATCTGGTTTTTTCTTGCATTCTACTGGAGAGGATTGTACCCAACTCAGTAGTTCTGCCTCTAGTCGCACTGGAATCCTCCACCAACTGGAACACAGTGACAACCAAAGGCCTGGAATAGGAGAAAGTAGGAGGTCAGGAAGAAATTCTGACATGTCACGCGATGACGATTCTGTACTCCGAGATGGCAGTGTTGACTCTTCCGAGGCATCAGATGATGCATGCAGAAATGCCCCATGTAATATGCAGCTCAGTAATGGTCGTCATGGTAACTGTAGCACCAGCAGCAGTCCACGCATGACAAGCTTTGCAGAGCGGAGAGACAACCGTAGACGACATCCCGCTGCTCCGGAGGATGAATCCTCTGCTCCAACCCCAACAACTCCAGGGacaccacacacaccatgtACTCCAGGAGCAATTTCTGGTCAACAGGACAGCCCTGGCCCCACAAGTCCTGAACCAGGCTCTAaggcctgggagctaggagctCGTCTTGAAGAAAAACGCAAAAGCATTGAAGCCCAAAAGAGACGCATTGAAGCTATTTTTGCCAAGCATAGACAAAGACTTGGAAAAACAGCTTTCCTTAAGCTGCAAAAAGAGCAAGGAGAGGGAAGAAGGCAAGGGAATCTGACTCTGGAGGAGCATCTCACTTGTGTGGAGGAACAACTGAAAcaagaggaggagaaagaacaatTAGAAAAAGCTTCAgggaaagaaaaagacaaaccaTCTGTTTCTAATCCATCACGGTTAGAGAAGCAAGTAACCTTCTCCATTGAAAGTAGGAAAGctgcaaaaaaagaacaagaatcAGAGAAAAAAGGGGAAACTGTGATAGTGGAATACAATGAAGTGGTACAAAAACTGAGCGAGGCTCTTCAGTCCCTGCAAAAAGATATGCAGAAGCTTactgaacagcagcagcagctaatgAGCaaccaaaaacccaaaaacacaaCCAAAACCTTTATAAAAACCAAAACTCCTCCTCACACTCCTACAAAAACACCACCCAGAACTCCAACAAAGACTACCACCAGGACCACCAGTAAGGCTTATATGATACCTCCAGGCTCGAATCAGCCTCTGGCATTTTCCCCAATAAAGCATTCACACACACTTTCCCCGTCCACTTCCCCAAAAATCTCCTCTTCATGCCCTGCTCCGCGCACCAAGATTCACATCTCTTCCTCTCCCAGCAGCCCCAAAATTCACTCGCGGCCCCAACATCTACTCCATCCACGACCATCTGAACTGAAGTTTCCTTCATTCAACCGTGTGTTGATGCCAACTCAGAATGTGGACACTTTGCCTCATCTAAGGCGTGTGTCACCAAGCAAGTGTCAAGTGCAGACCTCTTCCTCCTTCCGTATTGGTGGGCCAAAGACACCTCATGAGTATCCTCAGCCGACTCAGCAAGCACAGCTTGAGGAGAGCACCTCAGACACAGGCTCAAGTGAGACTCCTACCCAATTCAGTCTGGAACTTGACCAGGAGGATGTCGAAGCTGTGGGAGAACTGCCAGCCTTTGCCCATCCAAGGCAAGATTACCCAAGAGCAGCAGCTGGGAGCAGCTCAGGAGCTCCCTCTGAGTGCTCTTTTGACAGTGAGACTTTGTCCATGTCTGCTACGTTCAGTGCAGTGGCTGGTGAAGAAAGAGGTGCAGAAAAAACTTGCAGAGGAAATGAGGCGTCCTTATCATCTCCAGGGCCAGATGGAGCGAGTGATGAACCAACTGATGAGGGTCAGGAATTTTCCTCTGACTCAATGAGTGATCACACAGAGTCTGCCACAGAACTAGCTACAAAAGGGGCTGCAGTATCATTCGATCCCACAGAGATAATGAAACTGGGATCAGAGGCCAGATATTTACCCGAACATGAATCCGAAACAAAGGCTGAAGACACAAAACAGACAGAGACTGCAGACTTAAAAGGAAATCAGAGTGAAGCTGGAATCAGAGGAGCCATCGGCTTCTTTGTTCAG GAGGAGGTACACAGGGAAGGAGATATGGCTATGCGTAAAGCCCTGCTTTTAGAAAGACAGCAGAAGAGAGCCGAAGAAATGAAGAAGAGGAGGCAGTGGAATGAGCAAGAAAGAGAGAACAG CCCAGCATCTGCAGACAGAGTGGCATCTCCTGCTAACACACCACCTGTCAGCACTACTTCACCATCTCCCACACCTCCGGGTACTCCAGCTCGCTTTGGAGATTTCACAAGGGGGGAATACGCACTGCGGCAGCAGCTCAGAATCATGGATGACCTGGGCAAAGTACTAAAGCAGAAATCAGGCAATCCGGTGCGGACATCAACTAAAAAAGCTCGCTCCAGACCTCACAACATGACGAGGGAGTCGACAATGCTGTCTCTGAGTCCAGCCAAAGGATTACCAG TTACCGGTGAATCAGAAGGCAATGGTACTGACTCCCCTCAGAAGCCCTACAG CAAACGTCCTGATTCCCCCTCCTTATGTCGTACACCAAGCAAACTAGCAAGTCCGAATGGAGGCAAAGAATGGGATACTGGTTCCACTGGTACCTCGCCTGCTCCAGAGTACACAG ggccaaaactctTCAAAGAGCCAAGCTTCAAGTCCAACAAATGTATTATTCATAACGCTCTTTCTCGCTGCTGCCTCGCTGGAAAGGTCAATGagagacaaaaaaacaagattgtTGAG GAGATGGAAAAAAGTCCTGCCAATCACTTCCTGATCCTTTTCCGGGATTCCAACTGTCAGTTCAGGGGAGTTTACACAATGAACCCAGACTCCGAGGACCTAGTGCGACTGACAGGTGTTGGGCCTCGGACTGTCAACTCCTCTCAGGTGGAATCTATTTACAAATACAGCTCAGACAGGAAGCAGTTCAGTACCATCCTGTCTAAAACCATGGGCATGAGTGTTGATGCCTTCACCATTCCTGGACATCTCTGGCAAGGAGGAGcaccaggaggaggaggaggaggaagcagGCGAGCGAGTATCACAAAGAAGGCGGTAACTTCTAAGGCTGCTTTCACACCAGTATAG